The proteins below come from a single Aegilops tauschii subsp. strangulata cultivar AL8/78 chromosome 6, Aet v6.0, whole genome shotgun sequence genomic window:
- the LOC141025898 gene encoding F-box only protein 8-like — MPPVTLNDDVFTEILLRLPPKSVFRSRAVCKLWRSITTCASFVAAYSRRRPLELLVYPDAYKPSPGSKNAVAAVSLDGTATGCRRLLRQDAFLTLFGSCDGLLLFSQAAQDSFLICNPATRQWARLPALKPHPCSCVMPAGFYFHRPSGEYRVLCDGSERRSPTDPQINRGTHHMCHYVLSTSGAGPRRLGPFDETPDGDGRAHVYSDCGVVVSGTLYWAKHSQLAETSMNMLAFDTVTEAFRRVPLPSVTCSLYKDLSLFDMHGTLAASVRPARLLELDRLEDEYHRLFEPKDRDRSLHFGGPSGRNSRPLNEAVATLEGDMLAVFASGWVVLYDMKEKKMVSKVDQSYNCSCALWCVYRESLVPAVPKGQPSPAGEPMRSHDHLKLLHYC; from the exons ATGCCGCCTGTGACTCTGAACGATGACGTATTCACCGAGATCCTGCTGCGGTTGCCGCCCAAGTCGGTATTCCGCAGTCGCGCCGTCTGCAAACTCTGGCGAAGCATCACCACCTGCGCCTCCTTCGTCGCCGCCTACAGCCGCCGCCGGCCGCTAGAGCTCCTCGTTTACCCGGACGCGTACAAGCCGAGTCCTGGCAGCAAGAACGCGGTCgccgcggtctctctcgatgGTACAGCGACTGGGTGCCGGCGTCTCCTGCGCCAAGACGCTTTCTTGACGCTCTTCGGCTCTTGCGACGGCCTGCTGCTGTTCTCGCAAGCGGCTCAGGACAGCTTTCTCATCTGCAACCCGGCGACTCGACAGTGGGCCAGATTGCCGGCGCTGAAACCACATCCGTGCTCGTGCGTCATGCCAGCCGGCTTCTATTTCCATCGACCCTCCGGCGAGTACCGCGTACTATGCGACGGCTCGGAGAGGCGCTCGCCGACTGATCCACAAATCAATCGCGGTACGCATCATATGTGTCACTACGTGCTGTCAACCAGCGGTGCCGGGCCACGGCGGCTTGGCCCCTTTGACGAGACGCCCGATGGCGATGGCCGTGCTCATGTGTACTCGGACTGCGGCGTGGTTGTGAGCGGGACCCTATACTGGGCAAAGCATAGCCAGCTCGCCGAAACCTCCATGAACATGCTGGCATTCGACACGGTGACGGAGGCTTTCCGGCGAGTGCCGCTACCCTCCGTCACATGCTCCCTTTACAAGGACCTCAGCTTGTTCGATATGCACGGGACGCTCGCCGCCTCAGTG CGACCTGCACGTCTGTTGGAGTTGGACCGGCTTGAAGATGAATATCACCGGCTGTTCGAGCCCAAGGACCGCGACCGGTCGTTGCACTTCGGCGGCCCAAGTGGCCGAAATTCCCGGCCCCTCAACGAAGCCGTGGCCACGCTTGAGGGGGATATGCTTGCGGTGTTCGCCTCCGGCTGGGTGGTGCTGTACGACATGAAGGAGAAGAAGATGGTAAGTAAGGTTGATCAGAGCTATAATTGCAGTTGCGCGCTCTGGTGTGTTTACAGGGAGAGCCTCGTGCCGGCGGTACCCAAGGGCCAGCCCTCCCCGGCCGGCGAGCCTATGCGCTCCCACGACCACCTTAAGTTGCTGCACTACTGTTAA